In a single window of the Pocillopora verrucosa isolate sample1 chromosome 4, ASM3666991v2, whole genome shotgun sequence genome:
- the LOC131778115 gene encoding histamine H2 receptor-like yields MDNLFIQFSTCAAKDLRCVVNRFCRSGPVPSSDNLKRLSCESKSARDFRRPDVYRNARLRTSTNLYIISLAISDIINAVIVMPFIVGVLITGKWPFGEAVCDFHAFFTLFSVYVSPTTMGLTAFNRYVRIVKPQNYPRIFTDTRSKIYIAAVWLTVAGYISIPKMAGLTEYRFFAGYAACIVEQPTIAMKIVHYIIVVCFFFLLPLGVALVSYYKVFKKIKHHNLNMASTAHAEGRENRLTVKEIKLTKSLAIVVFAFALCWIPLWIIVMIQRFASDVVVPRNIQLLCPFLMFFSSTINPFIYAGMNPSFRAEFRRILLCKAKSSQFFEELRRPKDVELKKILARSARGTENQEEEGSTLVRDRVVNVQIEPKAKDLSKKI; encoded by the exons ATggacaatttgtttattcagttcTCGACTTGTGCAGCTAAAGATCTCAGATGTGTTGTCAACCGCTTCTGTAGAAGTGGACCTGTACCCTCAAGTGACAATCTGAAACGACTAAGCTGCGAGAGCAAGTCAGCTCGCGATTTTAGGCGTCCGG ACGTGTATAGAAATGCAAGGCTCCGGACGTCCACAAATCTCTACATTATTTCTTTAGCTATCAGCGATATCATCAACGCAGTCATTGTAATGCCTTTTATTGTGGGTGTCCTTATTACAGGTAAATGGCCTTTTGGTGAGGCAGTCTGCGATTTCCACGCCTTCTTCACCCTGTTTTCTGTTTACGTATCCCCAACCACGATGGGACTGACGGCCTTCAACAGATACGTCCGCATCGTTAAGCCTCAAAACTACCCACGAATCTTCACTGATACTCGATCAAAAATATATATCGCTGCAGTTTGGTTGACTGTTGCGGGGTACATTTCAATTCCCAAGATGGCAGGCTTGACTGAATATCGCTTCTTCGCTGGATACGCTGCTTGCATCGTTGAACAACCCACCATAGCCATGAAGATAGTTCATTATATCATTGTcgtctgttttttctttcttcttccacTCGGAGTTGCATTAGTTTCCTACTACAAGgtattcaagaaaataaaacatcacAATCTAAACATGGCTTCGACGGCCCACGCCGAGGGCAGAGAAAATCGATTGACTGTCAAAGAGATCAAGCTTACCAAATCGCTCGCCATTGTTGTGTTTGCCTTTGCACTGTGTTGGATTCCATTATGGATCATTGTGATGATACAGCGCTTCGCTTCTGATGTTGTCGTTCCACGTAACATCCAACTGCTTTGTCCCTTTTTGATGTTCTTCTCGAGCACTATAAACCCATTTATATATGCTGGCATGAATCCCTCCTTCCGCGCCGAGTTTCGTCGAATTTTGCTCTGCAAAGCAAAGTCATCACAATTTTTTGAGGAGCTTCGTCGTCCAAAAGATGTtgagttaaagaaaatattggcGAGAAGCGCCCGAGGCACGGAAAATCAAGAAGAAGAGGGAAGTACCTTAGTCAGGGACCGGGTGGTCAACGTGCAGATTGAACCAAAAGCAAAGGATCTCAGTAAAAAGATATAA
- the LOC131778117 gene encoding histamine H2 receptor-like, which translates to MDSELKQRSLAVNVLEPCILVTITMVCLIGNSLICIAVYRNARLRASTNLYIASLAISDIINAVIVMPLTLGVLITGKWPFGEAVCDFHAFFTLFSIYVSPTTMGLTAFNRYVRIVKPQHYSRIFTDSRSKVYVAAVWLTVAGYISIPKMAGLTKYRFFAGYAACIVEQPTTAIMIVQHIIAVLFFFLLPLGVASVSYFKVFQKIKHHNMNMASTAHAEGRENRLTVKEIKLTKSLAIVVFAFLLCWIPFWIIVMIKRFASDVVVPRNIQLLCTFLTLFSSTINPFIYAGMNPSFRAEFRRILLCKVKSSQLCEEPCCPKEVELKKILARSARGTENQEEKGSTLVRDRAVNVRIEPKAKDLSKKISI; encoded by the coding sequence ATGGATTCAGAACTCAAACAGAGAAGTCTTGCTGTGAATGTTTTGGAGCCATGTATCCTTGTCACAATTACAATGGTGTGCCTGATTGGAAACAGCCTTATATGCATAGCCGTGTACAGAAATGCAAGGCTCCGTGCGTCCACAAACCTGTACATAGCTTCTTTAGCTATCAGTGATATCATCAACGCAGTCATTGTGATGCCTTTAACTTTGGGTGTCCTTATTACAGGGAAATGGCCATTCGGTGAGGCAGTCTGCGATTTCCACGCCTTCTTCACCCTGTTTTCTATTTACGTATCCCCAACCACGATGGGACTGACGGCCTTCAACAGATACGTCCGCATCGTTAAGCCTCAACACTACTCACGAATCTTCACTGATTCTCGATCAAAAGTATATGTCGCAGCAGTTTGGCTGACTGTCGCAGGGTACATTTCAATTCCCAAGATGGCAGGCTTGACTAAATATCGCTTCTTCGCTGGATACGCCGCTTGTATCGTTGAGCAACCCACCACAGCCATCATGATAGTTCAGCATATCATTGCcgtcttgtttttctttcttcttccacTCGGTGTTGCATCAGTTTCCTACTTCAAGGTCTTccagaaaataaaacatcacAATATGAACATGGCTTCCACGGCCCACGCCGAGGGCAGGGAAAATCGATTGACTGTCAAAGAGATCAAGCTTACCAAATCACTCGCCATTGTTGTGTTCGCCTTTTTATTATGTTGGATTCCATTTTGGATCATCGTGATGATAAAGCGCTTCGCTTCTGATGTTGTCGTTCCACGTAACATCCAACTTCTGTGTACATTTTTGACGTTATTCTCGAGCACTATAAACCCATTTATATATGCTGGCATGAATCCCTCCTTCCGCGCCGAGTTTCGTCGAATTTTGCTCTGCAAAGTAAAGTCATCACAACTCTGTGAGGAGCCTTGTTGTCCAAAAGAGGTtgagttaaagaaaatattagcGAGAAGCGCCCGTGGCACAGAAAATCAGGAAGAAAAGGGAAGTACCTTAGTTAGGGACCGGGCGGTCAACGTTCGGATTGAACCAAAAGCAAAGGATCTCAGTAAAAAGATATCAATTTAA
- the LOC136280527 gene encoding histamine H2 receptor-like: protein MDSELKQRSLALNILEPCILVTMTMVCLIGNCLTCIAVYRNERLRTSTNIYLISLAISDIINAAIVMPLTVGVLIIGEWPYGEAVCDFHAFFTLFSVYVSPTTMGLTAFNRYVRVAKPQHYPQIFTDARSKIYVAAVWLTVAGYVSIPKMAGWTEYGFFAGYAVCTTVQPTETMKTVHYSIVVCFFFLLPLGVASVSYFKVFKKIKHHNLNMASTAQAEDRENRLTVKEIKVTKSLAIVVFAFALCWIPFWIIVVIQRFASDVVVPRNIQLLCPFLMFFSSTINPFIYAGMNPSFRAEFRRILLCKVKSLQVCKELRGSKDLDLKKISAGSDRGVGYQEEEGGTSVTNV from the coding sequence ATGGATTCGGAACTCAAACAAAGAAGCCTGGCTCTGAATATTTTGGAGCCATGTATCCTTGTTACAATGACAATGGTGTGCCTGATTGGAAACTGCCTGACATGCATAGCTGTGTACAGGAACGAAAGGCTTCGTACCTCCACAAACATCTACCTGATTTCTTTAGCTATCAGTGATATTATCAACGCTGCCATCGTAATGCCTTTGACTGTGGGTGTCCTTATTATAGGGGAATGGCCATACGGCGAGGCAGTCTGCGATTTCCACGCCTTCTTCACCCTGTTTTCCGTTTACGTATCCCCAACCACGATGGGACTGACGGCCTTCAACAGATACGTCCGCGTCGCTAAGCCTCAACACTACCCACAAATCTTTACTGATGCTCGGTCAAAAATATATGTCGCTGCGGTTTGGCTGACTGTCGCCGGGTACGTTTCAATTCCCAAGATGGCTGGCTGGACCGAATATGGCTTCTTTGCTGGGTATGCCGTTTGCACAACTGTGCAACCCACAGAAACTATGAAAACAGTTCATTATAGCATCGTtgtctgttttttctttcttcttccacTTGGAGTTGCATCAGTTTCCTACTTCAAGgtcttcaagaaaataaaacatcatAATCTGAACATGGCTTCAACGGCCCAAGCCGAGGACAGGGAAAATCGACTGACCGTCAAAGAGATCAAGGTTACCAAATCGCTCGCCATTGTTGTGTTCGCCTTCGCACTGTGTTGGATTCCATTTTGGATCATTGTGGTGATACAGCGCTTCGCTTCTGATGTTGTCGTTCCACGTAACATACAACTGCTTTGTCCCTTTTTGATGTTCTTCTCGAGCACTATCAACCCATTTATATATGCTGGCATGAATCCCTCATTCCGCGCCGAGTTTCGTCGAATTTTGCTCTGCAAAGTGAAGTCATTACAAGTGTGTAAGGAGCTCCGCGGTTCCAAAGACcttgatttaaagaaaatatcgGCGGGGAGCGACCGTGGAGTCGGATATCAGGAAGAAGAGGGGGGTACTTCAGTCACAAACGTTTAA